In Alicyclobacillus macrosporangiidus CPP55, a single window of DNA contains:
- a CDS encoding sensor histidine kinase has translation MSLRKKILLAFFLTVSAMLVALAFILQAEVHRHFLSVVCPEINSVSPSLTQQIQVHFEQAFTQSLLWTVLVFVAGTAGVAVLVSRAITQRILVMQKQALEIAHGRWGTTIPVEGHDELSSLASTLNFLSQQLQRQEELRKNLMQDLAHELRTPLTTLRSHVQAFYDGLWEPNRERFYSCLEEVERFESLVTSVERLYEADVAAHTVQPDFPSADLNQVAKSAVQLFGPRCAEAGIRLELHTPDAPVWVAAQAQHVSQILWNLLDNAVKFTPDGGNIAVEVGRQEGKPFLSVKDSGVGIPEAEIDNIFERFYRVDKSRDRKTGGSGLGLAIVKRLVELSGGFVQVESRVGQGSTFTVVWPK, from the coding sequence TTGAGCCTGCGGAAGAAAATCCTACTCGCTTTTTTCCTGACCGTATCCGCCATGTTGGTGGCCTTGGCTTTCATCCTCCAAGCAGAGGTTCACCGCCACTTCCTGTCGGTCGTCTGTCCAGAGATCAATTCCGTATCGCCGTCGTTGACCCAGCAAATCCAAGTTCACTTCGAGCAGGCATTCACGCAGAGTTTGCTCTGGACGGTGTTGGTGTTTGTTGCGGGGACGGCAGGTGTGGCGGTGTTGGTTTCCCGTGCGATCACTCAGCGGATCTTGGTGATGCAGAAACAGGCGCTGGAAATCGCCCACGGAAGGTGGGGAACGACCATTCCGGTCGAGGGCCATGACGAACTTTCTTCACTGGCCAGCACCCTGAATTTCCTGTCGCAGCAGTTGCAGAGGCAGGAAGAACTCCGGAAGAATCTCATGCAGGACCTTGCGCATGAGCTTCGCACACCTCTGACCACTCTGCGTTCGCATGTCCAAGCGTTTTACGATGGACTGTGGGAGCCGAACCGAGAACGATTTTACAGCTGCTTGGAGGAGGTTGAGCGATTTGAATCCCTTGTGACTTCGGTAGAGAGGTTGTATGAGGCGGATGTGGCGGCGCACACCGTACAGCCGGATTTTCCGTCTGCCGATTTGAACCAGGTTGCGAAGTCCGCCGTCCAGCTGTTTGGGCCAAGGTGTGCGGAAGCGGGCATCCGACTGGAGCTTCACACACCGGATGCCCCGGTGTGGGTTGCGGCCCAAGCGCAGCATGTATCGCAGATTTTGTGGAACCTGCTTGACAATGCGGTGAAATTCACGCCAGACGGAGGGAACATTGCGGTGGAGGTTGGCCGCCAAGAGGGCAAACCGTTTTTGTCAGTCAAGGACAGCGGCGTAGGGATCCCTGAGGCGGAGATCGATAACATCTTCGAGCGATTTTACCGGGTGGACAAGTCTCGGGATCGAAAAACCGGCGGCAGCGGTCTTGGGTTGGCCATCGTCAAACGGTTGGTCGAACTCTCTGGAGGCTTTGTGCAGGTGGAAAGCAGGGTTGGGCAAGGGTCGACGTTTACGGTCGTCTGGCCGAAGTAA
- a CDS encoding response regulator transcription factor has translation MKRHHSILVADDEKKIADVLSLYLERAGFNVVCVYTGSDVLRRLDDVHPSLIILDLMLPDIPGEEVCMAVRARSSVPILMLTAKHRDEDRLRGLQIGADDYVTKPFNPNEVVARVQAILRRTQLDRPLADRLEYRGGDLVIDALSQVVYKGGDNAELTATEYKLLVTLSRYPRRVFSREELIDRVFGMDFRGDARAIDAHVKNLRAKIEDDPKNPVYIQTVYGMGYRFGGDDD, from the coding sequence ATGAAACGGCATCACTCCATCTTGGTTGCGGATGACGAGAAGAAGATTGCCGATGTGTTATCGCTGTATCTGGAGCGGGCGGGCTTCAACGTGGTTTGTGTATATACCGGCAGCGACGTGTTGCGGCGTCTGGACGATGTTCACCCGTCGCTCATCATTCTCGACCTGATGTTGCCGGATATACCAGGGGAAGAGGTGTGTATGGCGGTGCGTGCCCGATCATCGGTGCCCATTTTGATGTTGACCGCCAAACACCGGGACGAGGACCGATTGAGAGGTCTGCAAATCGGCGCTGACGATTACGTCACGAAGCCATTCAATCCCAACGAGGTGGTGGCTCGGGTGCAGGCCATATTGCGCCGCACACAGCTCGATCGCCCGCTGGCGGATCGACTGGAATACCGTGGAGGTGACCTCGTGATTGATGCCCTTTCGCAAGTGGTGTACAAGGGCGGGGACAATGCCGAACTCACCGCCACGGAGTACAAACTGTTGGTGACGTTGAGCCGGTATCCGAGGCGGGTATTCAGCCGGGAGGAATTGATTGATCGAGTCTTTGGCATGGATTTTCGTGGGGATGCACGGGCCATCGACGCCCATGTGAAGAATCTGCGGGCGAAAATTGAAGACGACCCCAAGAACCCGGTGTACATCCAGACTGTCTATGGGATGGGGTATCGGTTTGGAGGGGACGACGATTGA
- a CDS encoding multicopper oxidase family protein yields MKKQHIALYSAVAVLAVTGGSGYYAWWMHRSASTSTTTSAAPLVQTAGPDGKLVPVSALVANPPSGAHVQSFTLTAEEKSITLGGKTVKAMTFNGTAPGPLLKVHQGDLVEVTVHNQLTVPITVHWHGISVPGSQDGVPGLTQDPIQPGGSYVYRFVANQAGTYWYHSHVNSVQEIGLGLYGGIVVLPKSQSAPAPDRDYTLLLHEWSTSPSSSTDETMGNMTSMGGMNGMSMGNMTGMSGMNGMSMGSMGNMSGMGTMSMGVPSLRTHGFQVTDMDKSAVGEMTNMYDAYTINQDASGQTMLEAKPGETVRLRLVNAGNMTHLMTLVGTPFKVVAMDGQDIANPTPIENQLLPIGAAQRYDIEFTMPKNRIHHAKKRKGPVGERGSRHDGAHAASGHHRRCHGFRHKFHV; encoded by the coding sequence ATGAAAAAACAACACATCGCCCTGTACAGTGCGGTTGCCGTCCTGGCCGTTACCGGTGGCAGCGGGTATTATGCTTGGTGGATGCACAGATCGGCAAGCACATCCACTACCACATCCGCTGCACCGCTGGTTCAAACGGCTGGCCCGGATGGAAAGCTGGTGCCCGTATCCGCCTTGGTGGCCAATCCTCCATCTGGGGCGCACGTTCAGTCCTTCACGCTGACCGCTGAGGAAAAGTCCATCACCTTGGGCGGGAAGACCGTCAAGGCCATGACGTTTAACGGAACCGCTCCGGGGCCACTACTCAAAGTCCATCAGGGGGATCTCGTCGAAGTGACCGTGCACAACCAGTTGACCGTGCCGATCACCGTCCACTGGCACGGAATTTCCGTCCCCGGCTCTCAAGATGGTGTACCTGGATTGACCCAAGACCCTATCCAACCGGGTGGCAGCTACGTCTACCGATTCGTGGCAAACCAAGCGGGCACCTACTGGTACCACTCTCATGTCAATAGCGTGCAGGAGATCGGCCTCGGACTGTACGGCGGCATCGTGGTCCTGCCCAAAAGCCAGTCCGCACCGGCCCCCGACAGAGACTACACGCTCCTCTTGCATGAGTGGTCCACCTCCCCTTCGTCCTCGACCGATGAAACCATGGGGAACATGACCAGCATGGGCGGCATGAATGGGATGAGCATGGGGAACATGACCGGCATGAGTGGCATGAACGGAATGAGCATGGGGAGCATGGGCAACATGAGCGGTATGGGCACCATGTCCATGGGGGTGCCGAGCCTGCGCACCCATGGCTTCCAGGTGACGGACATGGATAAGAGTGCCGTGGGTGAAATGACCAACATGTACGATGCGTACACCATCAACCAGGACGCCAGCGGGCAGACCATGCTCGAAGCGAAGCCTGGCGAGACCGTGCGCCTGCGGCTCGTGAACGCAGGCAATATGACGCACCTCATGACGCTGGTCGGCACGCCGTTCAAAGTGGTCGCCATGGACGGGCAGGACATCGCAAATCCAACGCCCATTGAGAACCAACTCCTCCCGATTGGTGCCGCTCAGCGATACGACATCGAATTCACCATGCCAAAAAATCGAATTCACCATGCCAAAAAGCGGAAAGGTCCAGTTGGTGAGCGGGGATCCAGACATGACGGAGCGCATGCAGCTTCGGGCCACCATCGGCGGTGCCATGGCTTCCGGCACAAGTTCCATGTCTGA
- a CDS encoding multicopper oxidase domain-containing protein has protein sequence MTERMQLRATIGGAMASGTSSMSDMPDVQNEPWFDFTRYGSGSIPGVQTFSLDQKFDKTFNMDLGVAMNQSGMVYTINGQAFPSVPPFVVNTGDTVKVHIENKSGYIHPMHLHGHIFQVLSRDGKPITGSPIFLDTLQVLPGETYDIAFKADNPGLWMFHCHDLHHASAGMDVVVQYAGVTDPYNLKDMSE, from the coding sequence ATGACGGAGCGCATGCAGCTTCGGGCCACCATCGGCGGTGCCATGGCTTCCGGCACAAGTTCCATGTCTGATATGCCGGACGTGCAAAATGAGCCGTGGTTTGACTTCACCCGCTATGGCAGCGGATCGATCCCCGGTGTGCAGACGTTCAGCTTGGATCAGAAGTTCGACAAGACCTTCAACATGGACCTTGGCGTCGCCATGAACCAAAGTGGCATGGTCTATACCATCAACGGACAAGCATTTCCGAGCGTACCGCCGTTCGTCGTGAACACGGGAGATACGGTCAAGGTCCACATCGAGAACAAGAGCGGGTACATTCACCCGATGCACCTGCACGGGCACATCTTCCAGGTGCTCTCACGAGATGGGAAGCCCATCACCGGCAGCCCCATTTTCCTCGACACGTTGCAAGTGCTGCCCGGTGAGACATACGACATCGCCTTCAAGGCAGACAACCCCGGTCTGTGGATGTTCCACTGCCACGACCTGCACCACGCTTCCGCAGGGATGGATGTCGTCGTGCAATACGCAGGCGTCACCGACCCGTACAATTTGAAGGACATGTCGGAATGA
- a CDS encoding TlpA family protein disulfide reductase yields the protein MKKAHKWLGIGTGTALLIAIVGTVTLKQNSLAASPTAASANAAPGASSVAVAPQTGYKMPPIKLQEYPDNQTIDTDKLRGKPIFINFWTSWCVYCKLETSDIVQAYKQCGDKVVFLSVNVTAQDSMADMEQFVKEYGITWPVALDTKGTVMNEYNIIGFPTSFFVNRQGMIVATNVGAISKENLMAELERISK from the coding sequence GTGAAAAAGGCACACAAATGGTTGGGGATTGGTACCGGCACCGCATTGCTCATTGCCATCGTGGGGACGGTCACCCTCAAACAAAATTCGTTGGCGGCATCTCCGACCGCAGCCTCAGCAAATGCTGCTCCGGGCGCTTCATCCGTGGCGGTGGCTCCTCAAACGGGTTACAAGATGCCCCCGATCAAACTGCAGGAATACCCGGACAACCAGACGATTGACACGGACAAACTGCGTGGCAAGCCCATTTTCATCAATTTCTGGACGTCGTGGTGTGTCTACTGCAAATTGGAGACGTCTGACATCGTGCAGGCGTACAAACAGTGCGGTGACAAGGTGGTCTTCCTCAGCGTCAATGTCACTGCTCAGGACAGCATGGCCGACATGGAGCAGTTCGTGAAAGAGTACGGGATCACATGGCCGGTGGCCTTGGATACGAAAGGGACGGTGATGAACGAGTATAACATCATCGGCTTCCCGACGTCCTTTTTTGTAAACCGCCAAGGGATGATTGTGGCGACAAACGTGGGGGCGATTTCGAAAGAGAACCTGATGGCGGAATTGGAGAGGATTTCGAAGTAA
- a CDS encoding cytochrome c biogenesis CcdA family protein, translating into MTLGTHPTLWLAFIAGILSFLSPCCLPLYPSYLSYISGVTFGQGGQTTWNHRVRALTHTLFFIIGFSVIFLALGLSASLIGQVFVNYRSVIRIVGGVIVLLMGLVLSGLFTPKWLMMEKKWEFRADRTGYLASVLVGVSFAAGWSPCIGPILAAVLVMTATNSALGLPLILAYILGFAIPFFVLGFTLGSVRRLAKYGAMLSKIGGYIMMVLGVLLLTNTMSKITVALIRLYGGFTGF; encoded by the coding sequence CTGACGCTCGGCACGCATCCGACACTTTGGTTGGCCTTTATTGCTGGAATCCTGTCGTTTCTCTCGCCATGTTGTTTGCCGTTGTATCCGTCCTACCTGTCGTACATCTCCGGGGTGACGTTTGGGCAAGGGGGTCAAACCACCTGGAATCATCGTGTACGTGCGTTGACACACACCTTGTTTTTTATCATTGGATTCTCCGTCATCTTTCTGGCCCTGGGCTTGTCGGCCAGTCTCATCGGTCAGGTGTTCGTGAATTACCGGAGCGTCATCCGTATCGTCGGCGGGGTCATCGTCCTTTTGATGGGTCTTGTCTTGAGCGGCCTGTTCACGCCGAAATGGCTGATGATGGAGAAAAAATGGGAGTTCAGAGCGGACAGGACGGGTTACCTGGCATCCGTCCTGGTCGGGGTCAGCTTTGCCGCCGGATGGTCTCCTTGCATTGGCCCCATTCTCGCCGCTGTACTGGTGATGACGGCCACGAACAGTGCGCTTGGATTGCCGCTCATCCTCGCTTACATCCTCGGGTTTGCGATTCCCTTTTTTGTTCTGGGTTTCACCTTGGGCTCCGTGCGCAGGCTGGCCAAATACGGGGCGATGCTCAGCAAAATCGGCGGATACATCATGATGGTACTCGGGGTGCTTCTTTTGACGAATACCATGTCCAAGATCACCGTGGCACTGATTCGGCTGTATGGCGGGTTCACGGGATTCTAA
- a CDS encoding TlpA family protein disulfide reductase encodes MVKQTRRNITVFAVAAGVLLVFLYLIVLYTKSMTPVQVGGIAPDIQTKELSGESFSLQSLRGKPVLLNFFTPWCQPCIEETPDLKAFAQTYGNDIHVVMIDRGDGVGLVERYVTQYGLPASVVVLLDEDNKWSGPYGVTGQPETFFITADGKVISHLLGPLTESQMLKYAKAAGMNVEERGRTP; translated from the coding sequence ATGGTCAAGCAGACTCGCCGGAATATCACAGTATTCGCCGTTGCAGCGGGGGTCCTTCTTGTCTTCTTGTATCTGATTGTGCTGTACACAAAAAGCATGACACCGGTCCAGGTGGGTGGCATCGCCCCCGACATTCAGACAAAGGAACTTTCCGGTGAATCGTTTTCACTCCAGTCCCTGCGAGGCAAACCCGTGCTGCTGAACTTCTTTACTCCTTGGTGCCAGCCCTGTATCGAGGAGACGCCGGATTTGAAGGCGTTCGCACAGACATACGGCAATGACATTCACGTCGTGATGATTGACCGAGGAGACGGAGTGGGGCTCGTAGAGCGGTATGTGACTCAATATGGTTTGCCGGCGAGCGTGGTGGTGCTGCTGGACGAAGATAACAAGTGGTCGGGCCCTTACGGCGTGACCGGTCAACCGGAGACGTTTTTCATTACGGCGGACGGGAAGGTGATCAGCCACCTGCTGGGGCCGCTTACGGAATCCCAGATGTTGAAGTACGCCAAGGCAGCAGGCATGAACGTGGAGGAAAGGGGGCGGACACCCTGA
- a CDS encoding multicopper oxidase family protein, with product MGSIRMGMTKLIAPNLTFLPHRLVHGVRLFQLVAEPVEQTLVSGVIVRAWGYNGSTPGPVMVVHPGERVQVVFVNRLPTATSIHWHGLIVPNEVDGVPEIGAGPVIRPGETYVYEFVVRQAGTFMYHAHTMDAKQEMMGLAGMIVSLPRVLSTHREYVILLQEWAVQTDSGMDMAGMQMGGQTLPMTQTTGAPSMSEHPTHGEPGTQGRRFDINPMSMDFNYFTLNGKAYPDTAPLRVRRGERVRIRLGNISMDSHPMHLHGHEFQVVAGDGSDLMFPWSKNTINVAPGETWDIEFDANNPGIWAFHCHKPHHTTNAHQPGMGGMFTTVTYV from the coding sequence ATGGGGTCCATCCGCATGGGGATGACCAAACTGATTGCGCCGAATTTGACGTTTTTGCCGCATCGCCTGGTGCACGGAGTTAGACTGTTTCAATTGGTGGCCGAGCCTGTAGAACAAACCTTGGTGAGCGGCGTGATCGTCCGAGCGTGGGGTTACAACGGTTCCACACCAGGCCCGGTGATGGTTGTGCACCCAGGTGAGCGGGTGCAGGTCGTGTTTGTCAATCGCCTTCCAACAGCCACCTCCATCCATTGGCACGGCCTTATCGTGCCCAACGAGGTGGACGGTGTGCCGGAAATCGGGGCGGGGCCAGTCATTCGACCGGGGGAGACGTATGTGTACGAGTTTGTGGTGCGTCAAGCCGGGACATTTATGTATCATGCCCACACCATGGACGCCAAACAGGAGATGATGGGGCTTGCGGGGATGATTGTCTCGCTTCCTCGGGTGCTGTCGACCCATCGGGAGTATGTCATCCTGCTCCAAGAATGGGCAGTGCAGACGGACAGTGGCATGGACATGGCGGGCATGCAGATGGGCGGGCAGACCCTTCCGATGACCCAGACCACGGGTGCGCCATCCATGTCTGAGCATCCGACTCACGGAGAGCCGGGGACCCAAGGGAGGCGGTTTGACATCAATCCCATGAGCATGGATTTCAACTACTTCACCTTGAACGGAAAAGCGTACCCGGACACTGCGCCACTGCGGGTCCGACGTGGGGAGCGGGTGCGCATCCGGCTGGGGAACATCAGCATGGACTCCCATCCGATGCATTTGCACGGGCACGAGTTTCAAGTCGTCGCTGGAGATGGGTCGGATCTTATGTTCCCGTGGTCTAAAAACACCATCAATGTCGCACCAGGGGAGACGTGGGACATCGAGTTTGATGCAAACAACCCTGGGATTTGGGCGTTCCATTGTCACAAACCTCATCACACAACGAATGCACATCAGCCAGGCATGGGCGGTATGTTTACCACTGTCACCTACGTGTGA
- a CDS encoding metal-sensitive transcriptional regulator, with amino-acid sequence MCPDHPEHTGHSYAPHKEDLLRRLRRIEGQVRGLQKMIEEDRYCVDILVQVSAVKSALHQVGLTILESHTRGCVADALANREQGDEKVDELMDVIRQFTRS; translated from the coding sequence ATGTGCCCCGATCACCCGGAACACACTGGACACAGTTACGCCCCACACAAGGAAGACCTCCTGCGCCGGCTGCGGCGCATCGAAGGTCAGGTGCGTGGGTTGCAAAAAATGATTGAAGAAGACCGTTACTGCGTCGACATTCTGGTGCAGGTGTCGGCGGTCAAGAGTGCGCTTCACCAAGTCGGGCTCACCATTCTCGAGTCCCACACCCGTGGGTGTGTGGCGGACGCCTTGGCCAACCGGGAACAGGGTGATGAAAAGGTGGACGAACTGATGGATGTGATCCGTCAGTTCACCCGGTCTTAG
- a CDS encoding heavy metal translocating P-type ATPase has translation MSEAKEITLPIEGMTCAACAARIEKNVAKLPGVKQVNVNLASERARVVLDPETPWTEVVSKIEKTGYSVPVREVDLNITGMTCAACAARIEKVVGRLEAVKSVHVNLASEKAHVSYVPGVIDEGDIIRAVEKAGYGATLASEAAEAEEKQRKRQAYRRDLAKFWFSVLLTLPLVVQMLVMLVGGRPFLPNWLSWLFATPVQFYVGWRFYKGAYHSLRGGAANMDVLVALGTSVAYVYSAILTILGQPDVYFDSSATVVTLIFMGKLLETRAKAKSSAAIESLAKLGAKVAHVLRNGVETDVAVEDLRVGDLVRVRPGEKVPADGVIEEGTTSVDESFLTGESMPVSKQPGDPVVGASINQTSAFVMRVTKVGRDTALAQVIRLVDQAQGSKAPVQRLADTISGIFVPIVLAVAVLTLLIWGALGNWSHGLLAAVAVLVIACPCSLGLATPTAIMVGSGLGAESGILIKGGEHLELAHRVNTVVFDKTGTLTAGKPVVTDVWTTEGVGRDELLAAAAAVETQSEHPLGRAVVAFTQDHGIDIPMASEVQAVPGHGIQGTVNGARVQIGNRTWLADANLAIPGDVLAAFERAGKTVVLVAQDDRLLGAIAIADTLKPDAPGTVKQLQELGIEVWMITGDEARTAEAIAEQAGIKNVMAGVLPADKAAKVEALRKEGRVVAMVGDGINDAPALAAADIGIAMGTGTDVALEAADIALMHGQTHGVVDALRLSKATMRKIRQNLFWAFFYNVLGIPLAALGVLSPVIAGAAMALSSVSVISNSLLLRRLRLGKEVHAA, from the coding sequence ATGAGCGAGGCCAAAGAGATCACGCTGCCCATCGAAGGCATGACGTGCGCCGCCTGCGCCGCTCGGATTGAGAAGAACGTGGCCAAACTGCCTGGGGTCAAGCAGGTCAACGTCAACCTAGCGTCGGAGCGAGCCCGTGTGGTCCTGGACCCAGAGACTCCTTGGACAGAGGTCGTCTCCAAAATCGAGAAAACCGGCTACTCAGTGCCGGTGCGAGAGGTGGACCTCAACATCACCGGCATGACGTGTGCCGCTTGCGCCGCCCGCATCGAGAAGGTCGTCGGACGCCTGGAGGCGGTCAAGTCCGTCCACGTCAACCTGGCATCGGAGAAGGCGCACGTGAGCTATGTGCCCGGCGTGATCGACGAAGGAGATATCATTCGGGCGGTGGAAAAGGCGGGGTACGGCGCCACCCTCGCCAGCGAGGCGGCGGAAGCCGAAGAGAAGCAGCGGAAACGGCAGGCGTACCGCCGGGACCTGGCGAAGTTCTGGTTCTCCGTCCTGCTTACCCTGCCCCTTGTCGTGCAGATGCTCGTGATGCTCGTCGGAGGGCGACCGTTTCTGCCGAACTGGCTCTCATGGCTCTTCGCCACGCCCGTCCAGTTTTACGTAGGCTGGCGGTTCTACAAAGGGGCATACCATTCTCTCCGGGGCGGGGCCGCCAACATGGACGTGTTGGTCGCCCTTGGCACCAGCGTGGCGTACGTGTACAGCGCTATCCTGACCATCCTGGGCCAGCCGGATGTGTACTTCGACAGCTCCGCCACCGTCGTGACGCTGATTTTCATGGGCAAGCTGCTGGAGACCCGTGCCAAAGCGAAGTCGAGCGCCGCCATCGAGTCCCTGGCCAAGCTCGGCGCCAAGGTGGCCCACGTGCTGCGGAATGGCGTGGAGACGGACGTGGCCGTAGAGGACCTGCGGGTGGGCGATCTCGTCCGGGTCCGGCCTGGGGAAAAGGTGCCGGCGGACGGCGTGATCGAAGAAGGGACGACGTCGGTCGACGAGTCGTTTCTCACCGGCGAGTCGATGCCGGTCTCCAAACAGCCGGGCGATCCGGTCGTGGGCGCATCCATCAACCAGACGAGCGCCTTTGTCATGCGGGTGACAAAGGTGGGCCGGGACACCGCCCTGGCGCAGGTGATCCGGCTGGTGGATCAAGCGCAGGGGTCGAAAGCGCCCGTGCAGCGGCTGGCCGACACCATCTCCGGCATCTTTGTTCCGATTGTGCTCGCTGTGGCGGTGCTCACGCTCCTCATCTGGGGCGCCCTGGGCAACTGGTCGCACGGACTGCTCGCAGCTGTAGCCGTGCTGGTGATCGCCTGTCCCTGCTCATTGGGGCTTGCCACCCCGACCGCCATCATGGTCGGCTCGGGCCTTGGGGCAGAATCCGGCATCCTCATCAAGGGCGGCGAACACCTCGAACTCGCCCACCGGGTGAACACGGTGGTTTTCGATAAGACAGGCACCCTCACCGCCGGCAAGCCCGTGGTCACCGACGTCTGGACTACGGAGGGGGTGGGGCGTGACGAGCTCCTGGCTGCGGCGGCCGCCGTCGAGACGCAGAGTGAACACCCGCTGGGCCGGGCCGTGGTCGCCTTTACCCAGGATCATGGCATCGATATCCCGATGGCGTCCGAGGTGCAGGCGGTGCCCGGCCATGGCATTCAGGGCACGGTGAATGGCGCCAGAGTGCAGATTGGGAATCGTACCTGGCTTGCCGATGCGAATCTGGCCATCCCCGGCGATGTCCTGGCGGCGTTTGAGCGTGCCGGCAAGACCGTGGTGCTGGTGGCGCAGGATGACCGGTTGCTCGGCGCCATCGCCATCGCCGACACCCTCAAGCCGGATGCGCCGGGTACGGTGAAACAGCTTCAGGAGCTCGGCATCGAAGTCTGGATGATCACGGGCGACGAGGCCCGCACCGCAGAGGCCATCGCAGAGCAGGCGGGCATCAAGAACGTGATGGCCGGTGTCCTGCCTGCCGACAAGGCGGCCAAGGTGGAAGCCCTGCGCAAAGAGGGGCGGGTGGTCGCCATGGTGGGCGATGGCATCAACGATGCGCCTGCATTGGCGGCAGCCGACATCGGGATCGCCATGGGTACCGGCACCGATGTGGCGCTTGAGGCGGCGGACATCGCCCTCATGCACGGCCAGACGCACGGCGTCGTGGACGCTCTGCGCCTGTCCAAGGCGACCATGCGTAAAATACGCCAAAACCTGTTCTGGGCGTTTTTCTACAATGTCCTGGGGATCCCGCTGGCGGCGCTGGGTGTCCTCAGCCCCGTCATCGCCGGGGCGGCCATGGCGCTCAGTTCAGTGAGCGTCATATCGAACAGCCTACTGTTGCGCCGCCTGCGGCTCGGAAAGGAGGTGCATGCGGCGTAG
- a CDS encoding heavy-metal-associated domain-containing protein: MATATITVKGMTCSGCVNSVTKALKGVEGVQEASVDLQGQKATVTFDEAKTNVAKLKEAIEDAGYDTE; encoded by the coding sequence ATGGCAACGGCGACCATCACCGTCAAAGGCATGACGTGCAGCGGGTGTGTCAATTCCGTCACGAAGGCGCTCAAGGGCGTGGAGGGTGTACAGGAGGCGAGCGTGGATCTGCAAGGACAGAAAGCCACGGTCACCTTCGACGAGGCGAAGACCAATGTGGCCAAGCTGAAAGAGGCCATTGAGGACGCCGGTTACGATACAGAGTGA
- a CDS encoding SHOCT domain-containing protein, protein MMMNGMGMMGFGFMSLYWILSALILIAGILLVLWAIVRVVRRGSLSQNDKEHDHAVRLLKERYARGEIDREEYLQRLKDLRD, encoded by the coding sequence ATGATGATGAACGGGATGGGCATGATGGGGTTCGGGTTCATGAGCCTGTATTGGATACTCTCCGCATTGATTTTGATTGCCGGGATCCTGCTTGTCCTCTGGGCCATCGTTCGTGTGGTCAGAAGAGGATCTCTCAGTCAAAACGATAAAGAGCATGACCATGCTGTTCGGCTGCTCAAAGAACGCTACGCTCGTGGTGAAATTGACCGGGAGGAATACTTGCAGCGTCTCAAAGACTTGCGAGACTAG